ATCAACAGCTGGTTTAACATTTATCTTATTAGCAAGACTATCATATATACTAATACCTTCGTTATCTAAATCTCCAAAATACTCATAAACATGTTTACCATTACAGTTTAGCTGTCTATCTAACATTTTGATACTAGAGATGATTTGCCATCCTTTTCCATATATTATAGTAGTATATTTAGATTCTTCTATACAACTAATCAAATGTAAAAAAGGTGTTTTGTTTTCTATAATTAGATGATAATGTATATCTTCATCGAATCTATTTTCATTAACTGCAAAAGATAATGGTTCAATGCGTTCATAAAATGACAATCTTTCCCATAAATGCAATCTTTTTAATACTGCTTCCCCACCTTTTTCTTGTATCCATTTCTCATCTTTCACCAGATTAAAGGAAGACTCGGGTATAAACTTTTCTTTACTAATATCAGGATTCTTATTAAGATAATCACTAATCAAGTCAATATAATATTCATCTTTATTATATATGGATTCTTTCAATGAAAAATAATCTTCTAAACTTATATGTCTATTTATTTCAAGTTGTTTCTTATATAATTTATTATAATAACTCTGAAGAAAATACTGCTTATTGATTCTGTACTTGTAATAAAGTGGTTGTGACATATTATTTAGTCCAGAGTTTTTTACAGGCTGTAGACCTCCATTTTCTTCAATGTCTTTTATATTATCTGACAGTTCATTATAAGTCATATTGCTATCATATATTTTCATTATTTCATCTAGTAGTATGTAAGTCTTTTTATAATTTGCAAGATAGTTTTCTAACCTTTTTTTCAACCTAATAAACCCCTTTCCTACAAAATTATCTATATATATGCTTATTATAGCATAATTTTTTCTAGCTATAATAATTTTCTGAAATAATATATAAAAATAACCTATTTAATTGTATCTACAAAAGATATAATCAAATAGGCTTTAGATATTACCATACGAGCTTCTATAATAATAAGTTATAATATTAAAATTATTTTATACTTAACTTATTAAATAATATTTATGCTATTACTACAAATAGATAAAGATAATGTCCAATCTAAAAATCAATATTGTCAGGTTCAGGGAATATCTTTATCCCATTATTCAATCCACTAATAGTCTTCATATCTTCCTCAGCAAGAGAAAAATCGAATACATCCCTATTAGAAACAATACGTGCTGGAGTTGATGACTTAGGAAGTGGTATTATATTTTTCTGTAGCAAGAATCTAATAGCTACCTGAGGTACTGTTTTCTTATATTTCTTAGCAATTTCAATCATATCTTCGTTACTTAATAATTCAGATATT
The sequence above is a segment of the Vallitalea longa genome. Coding sequences within it:
- a CDS encoding Wadjet anti-phage system protein JetD domain-containing protein, which translates into the protein MKKRLENYLANYKKTYILLDEIMKIYDSNMTYNELSDNIKDIEENGGLQPVKNSGLNNMSQPLYYKYRINKQYFLQSYYNKLYKKQLEINRHISLEDYFSLKESIYNKDEYYIDLISDYLNKNPDISKEKFIPESSFNLVKDEKWIQEKGGEAVLKRLHLWERLSFYERIEPLSFAVNENRFDEDIHYHLIIENKTPFLHLISCIEESKYTTIIYGKGWQIISSIKMLDRQLNCNGKHVYEYFGDLDNEGISIYDSLANKINVKPAVDYYRTMMRYDGVQGKVTQKINDTAINDFAIHFNDREKELIKKVLTSKKYYPQEILSKNTLCKILKG